One window of the Salminus brasiliensis chromosome 1, fSalBra1.hap2, whole genome shotgun sequence genome contains the following:
- the zbtb47b gene encoding zinc finger and BTB domain-containing protein 47 isoform X2 yields MLIVEKTADYPSAEFSLVEDVALHFTRLMDRLNEQRLFQPDLCDVDLVLVRQRSTFPAHKGVLAAHSPFFQALFTRGKELRRVDLALEALTSQGLQQILNFIYTSKLLVTGRTVREVLRAASVLQMNELVTSCRELISSQSLGSGEVMGSQEERRGQLYREVKQEEEVGNIFAREGSAPFSVRLVDGSTNPQAKHFYKKDEAGGGGVPGGGRGLCKVEGREVGSEEAEPQESSTSFNREQIIVEVNLNNQTLNVSKGSEGKAVTTEIASLLTCRRNDQPKAGGDDEDDDNDDEEAKEYEQREEEPMENSSEEEERDDEEDDDDEEEEDDEEEEEENELSIPEVGQAILERPRRGTRASTAVSLRQSLVSGTLAPALTPGQESRRGKKEQEAMGQKVKLEEKQHFPCKKCPRIFNNRWYLEKHMNVTHNRMQICNKCGKRFLLESELLLHHQTNCEKSIQCVTCGKAFKKLWSLHEHNKIVHGYAEKKFSCEICEKKFYTMAHVRKHMVAHTKDMPFTCETCGKSFKRSMSLKVHSLQHSGEKPFRIAVSASSISTSFALT; encoded by the exons CTCATAGTGGAGAAGACTGCTGACTACCCCTCGGCTGAGTTCTCTCTGGTGGAGGATGTGGCGCTGCACTTCACCCGTTTGATGGACAGGTTGAACGAGCAGCGCCTCTTCCAGCCGGACCTCTGCGACGTCGACCTTGTTCTGGTGCGCCAGCGCAGCACCTTCCCTGCCCACAAGGGGGTGCTGGCCGCCCACAGCCCCTTCTTCCAAGCGCTCTTCACGCGTGGCAAAGAGCTACGGCGTGTGGACCTGGCGCTGGAGGCGCTGACCAGCCAGGGCCTTCAGCAGATCCTCAACTTCATCTACACCTCCAAGCTGCTGGTGACGGGACGGACCGTGCGGGAAGTCCTGCGTGCTGCATCCGTGCTCCAGATGAACGAACTTGTCACGTCCTGCCGCGAGCTCATCAGCAGCCAGTCTCTGGGCTCTGGAGAAGTGATGGGCAGCCAGGAAGAACGCCGTGGACAGCTGTATCGTGAAGTcaagcaggaggaggaggtggggaaCATTTTTGCCAGAGAAGGGTCCGCTCCCTTTTCGGTGCGGCTGGTGGACGGCAGCACCAACCCACAAGCCAAACACTTTTACAAGAAGGACGAGGCTGGAGGGGGAGGGGTCCCAGGAGGAGGCAGGGGCTTATGTAAAGTGGAGGGGCGCGAGGTTGGTTCTGAGGAGGCGGAGCCTCAGGAAAGCTCCACCTCCTTCAACAGAGAGCAAATCATCGTGGAGGTCAACCTCAACAACCAGACCCTGAATGTCTCTAAGGGGTCGGAGGGCAAGGCTGTCACCACAGAGATCGCCTCATTGCTCACCTGTCGGCGGAATGACCAGCCCAAAGCAGGTGGTGACGATGAAGACGACGACAACGATGACGAAGAAGCGAAAGAGTACgagcagagagaagaagaaCCGATGGAAAACagcagtgaggaggaggagagggatgatgaggaggacgatgatgatgaagaagaagaggatgatgaagaagaggaagaggagaatgaACTTAGCATTCCAGAGGTGGGACAGGCCATCTTGGAGAGACCTCGGCGCGGTACGAGAGCAAGCACTGCTGTTTCTCTACGCCAAAGCCTGGTCAGCGGCACACTGGCCCCAG CCCTAACCCCAGGCCAGGAGAGCCGTCGAGGGAAGAAGGAGCAGGAGGCCATGGGACAGAAGgtgaagctggaggagaagcagCATTTCCCTTGTAAGAAGTGCCCACGCATCTTCAACAACCGCTGGTATCTGGAGAAGCACATGAATGTCACTCATAACCGCATGCAAATCTGCAACAAGTGTGGAAAGCGCTTCCTGCTGGAGAGTGAACTGCTGCTGCACCACCAGACCAACTGTGAGAAGAGcatacag TGTGTGACGTGTGgaaaagcatttaaaaagcTCTGGTCCTTACATGAACACAACAAGATCGTCCACGGCTATGCTGAGAAGAAGTTCTCCTGTGAGATCTGTGAAAAGAAGTTCTACACCATGGCACATGTCAGGAAGCACATGGTCG CTCACACTAAGGACATGCCATTCACCTGTGAGACGTGTGGGAAGTCTTTTAAGCGGAGTAtgtctctgaaggtgcactccCTGCAGCACTCTGGGGAGAAACCATTCAG AATTGCAGTGAGCGCTTCCAGTATAAGTACCAGCTTCGCTCTCACATGA
- the zbtb47b gene encoding zinc finger and BTB domain-containing protein 47 isoform X3, with translation MDRLNEQRLFQPDLCDVDLVLVRQRSTFPAHKGVLAAHSPFFQALFTRGKELRRVDLALEALTSQGLQQILNFIYTSKLLVTGRTVREVLRAASVLQMNELVTSCRELISSQSLGSGEVMGSQEERRGQLYREVKQEEEVGNIFAREGSAPFSVRLVDGSTNPQAKHFYKKDEAGGGGVPGGGRGLCKVEGREVGSEEAEPQESSTSFNREQIIVEVNLNNQTLNVSKGSEGKAVTTEIASLLTCRRNDQPKAGGDDEDDDNDDEEAKEYEQREEEPMENSSEEEERDDEEDDDDEEEEDDEEEEEENELSIPEVGQAILERPRRGTRASTAVSLRQSLVSGTLAPALTPGQESRRGKKEQEAMGQKVKLEEKQHFPCKKCPRIFNNRWYLEKHMNVTHNRMQICNKCGKRFLLESELLLHHQTNCEKSIQCVTCGKAFKKLWSLHEHNKIVHGYAEKKFSCEICEKKFYTMAHVRKHMVAHTKDMPFTCETCGKSFKRSMSLKVHSLQHSGEKPFRCENCSERFQYKYQLRSHMSIHIGHKQFMCQWCGKDFNMKQYFDEHMKTHTGEKPYICEICGKSFTSRPNMKRHRRTHTGEKPYPCDVCGQRFRFSNMLKAHKEKCFRVSNPLVPDGNPLGLDPASPSPLAGRSMTPPAETPSPLSLPLLHSIGGLPPPPPLFSTGRVNSNNN, from the exons ATGGACAGGTTGAACGAGCAGCGCCTCTTCCAGCCGGACCTCTGCGACGTCGACCTTGTTCTGGTGCGCCAGCGCAGCACCTTCCCTGCCCACAAGGGGGTGCTGGCCGCCCACAGCCCCTTCTTCCAAGCGCTCTTCACGCGTGGCAAAGAGCTACGGCGTGTGGACCTGGCGCTGGAGGCGCTGACCAGCCAGGGCCTTCAGCAGATCCTCAACTTCATCTACACCTCCAAGCTGCTGGTGACGGGACGGACCGTGCGGGAAGTCCTGCGTGCTGCATCCGTGCTCCAGATGAACGAACTTGTCACGTCCTGCCGCGAGCTCATCAGCAGCCAGTCTCTGGGCTCTGGAGAAGTGATGGGCAGCCAGGAAGAACGCCGTGGACAGCTGTATCGTGAAGTcaagcaggaggaggaggtggggaaCATTTTTGCCAGAGAAGGGTCCGCTCCCTTTTCGGTGCGGCTGGTGGACGGCAGCACCAACCCACAAGCCAAACACTTTTACAAGAAGGACGAGGCTGGAGGGGGAGGGGTCCCAGGAGGAGGCAGGGGCTTATGTAAAGTGGAGGGGCGCGAGGTTGGTTCTGAGGAGGCGGAGCCTCAGGAAAGCTCCACCTCCTTCAACAGAGAGCAAATCATCGTGGAGGTCAACCTCAACAACCAGACCCTGAATGTCTCTAAGGGGTCGGAGGGCAAGGCTGTCACCACAGAGATCGCCTCATTGCTCACCTGTCGGCGGAATGACCAGCCCAAAGCAGGTGGTGACGATGAAGACGACGACAACGATGACGAAGAAGCGAAAGAGTACgagcagagagaagaagaaCCGATGGAAAACagcagtgaggaggaggagagggatgatgaggaggacgatgatgatgaagaagaagaggatgatgaagaagaggaagaggagaatgaACTTAGCATTCCAGAGGTGGGACAGGCCATCTTGGAGAGACCTCGGCGCGGTACGAGAGCAAGCACTGCTGTTTCTCTACGCCAAAGCCTGGTCAGCGGCACACTGGCCCCAG CCCTAACCCCAGGCCAGGAGAGCCGTCGAGGGAAGAAGGAGCAGGAGGCCATGGGACAGAAGgtgaagctggaggagaagcagCATTTCCCTTGTAAGAAGTGCCCACGCATCTTCAACAACCGCTGGTATCTGGAGAAGCACATGAATGTCACTCATAACCGCATGCAAATCTGCAACAAGTGTGGAAAGCGCTTCCTGCTGGAGAGTGAACTGCTGCTGCACCACCAGACCAACTGTGAGAAGAGcatacag TGTGTGACGTGTGgaaaagcatttaaaaagcTCTGGTCCTTACATGAACACAACAAGATCGTCCACGGCTATGCTGAGAAGAAGTTCTCCTGTGAGATCTGTGAAAAGAAGTTCTACACCATGGCACATGTCAGGAAGCACATGGTCG CTCACACTAAGGACATGCCATTCACCTGTGAGACGTGTGGGAAGTCTTTTAAGCGGAGTAtgtctctgaaggtgcactccCTGCAGCACTCTGGGGAGAAACCATTCAGGTGTGAG AATTGCAGTGAGCGCTTCCAGTATAAGTACCAGCTTCGCTCTCACATGAGCATCCATATCGGCCACAAGCAGTTCATGTGCCAGTGGTGCGGCAAGGACTTCAACATGAAGCAGTACTTCGACGAGCACATGAAGACACACACTG GAGAAAAGCCGTATATCTGTGAGATCTGTGGAAAAAGCTTCACCAGCAGGCCCAATATGAAGCGTCACCGGCGCACTCACACCGGCGAGAAGCCCTACCCCTGCGACGTGTGCGGCCAGCGCTTCCGCTTCTCCAACATGCTCAAGGCCCACAAGGAGAAGTGCTTCCGAGTCAGCAACCCTTTAGTCCCTGACGGCAACCCTCTGGGCCTGGACCCTGCGTCTCCCAGCCCGCTGGCTGGCCGATCCATGACTCCTCCTGCTGAAACGCCCAgccccctctccctccccctcctccaCTCCATCGGGGGgcttccccctcccccccctctcttttccACCGGAAGGGTCAACTCAAACAACAACTAA
- the zbtb47b gene encoding zinc finger and BTB domain-containing protein 47 isoform X1 produces MLIVEKTADYPSAEFSLVEDVALHFTRLMDRLNEQRLFQPDLCDVDLVLVRQRSTFPAHKGVLAAHSPFFQALFTRGKELRRVDLALEALTSQGLQQILNFIYTSKLLVTGRTVREVLRAASVLQMNELVTSCRELISSQSLGSGEVMGSQEERRGQLYREVKQEEEVGNIFAREGSAPFSVRLVDGSTNPQAKHFYKKDEAGGGGVPGGGRGLCKVEGREVGSEEAEPQESSTSFNREQIIVEVNLNNQTLNVSKGSEGKAVTTEIASLLTCRRNDQPKAGGDDEDDDNDDEEAKEYEQREEEPMENSSEEEERDDEEDDDDEEEEDDEEEEEENELSIPEVGQAILERPRRGTRASTAVSLRQSLVSGTLAPALTPGQESRRGKKEQEAMGQKVKLEEKQHFPCKKCPRIFNNRWYLEKHMNVTHNRMQICNKCGKRFLLESELLLHHQTNCEKSIQCVTCGKAFKKLWSLHEHNKIVHGYAEKKFSCEICEKKFYTMAHVRKHMVAHTKDMPFTCETCGKSFKRSMSLKVHSLQHSGEKPFRCENCSERFQYKYQLRSHMSIHIGHKQFMCQWCGKDFNMKQYFDEHMKTHTGEKPYICEICGKSFTSRPNMKRHRRTHTGEKPYPCDVCGQRFRFSNMLKAHKEKCFRVSNPLVPDGNPLGLDPASPSPLAGRSMTPPAETPSPLSLPLLHSIGGLPPPPPLFSTGRVNSNNN; encoded by the exons CTCATAGTGGAGAAGACTGCTGACTACCCCTCGGCTGAGTTCTCTCTGGTGGAGGATGTGGCGCTGCACTTCACCCGTTTGATGGACAGGTTGAACGAGCAGCGCCTCTTCCAGCCGGACCTCTGCGACGTCGACCTTGTTCTGGTGCGCCAGCGCAGCACCTTCCCTGCCCACAAGGGGGTGCTGGCCGCCCACAGCCCCTTCTTCCAAGCGCTCTTCACGCGTGGCAAAGAGCTACGGCGTGTGGACCTGGCGCTGGAGGCGCTGACCAGCCAGGGCCTTCAGCAGATCCTCAACTTCATCTACACCTCCAAGCTGCTGGTGACGGGACGGACCGTGCGGGAAGTCCTGCGTGCTGCATCCGTGCTCCAGATGAACGAACTTGTCACGTCCTGCCGCGAGCTCATCAGCAGCCAGTCTCTGGGCTCTGGAGAAGTGATGGGCAGCCAGGAAGAACGCCGTGGACAGCTGTATCGTGAAGTcaagcaggaggaggaggtggggaaCATTTTTGCCAGAGAAGGGTCCGCTCCCTTTTCGGTGCGGCTGGTGGACGGCAGCACCAACCCACAAGCCAAACACTTTTACAAGAAGGACGAGGCTGGAGGGGGAGGGGTCCCAGGAGGAGGCAGGGGCTTATGTAAAGTGGAGGGGCGCGAGGTTGGTTCTGAGGAGGCGGAGCCTCAGGAAAGCTCCACCTCCTTCAACAGAGAGCAAATCATCGTGGAGGTCAACCTCAACAACCAGACCCTGAATGTCTCTAAGGGGTCGGAGGGCAAGGCTGTCACCACAGAGATCGCCTCATTGCTCACCTGTCGGCGGAATGACCAGCCCAAAGCAGGTGGTGACGATGAAGACGACGACAACGATGACGAAGAAGCGAAAGAGTACgagcagagagaagaagaaCCGATGGAAAACagcagtgaggaggaggagagggatgatgaggaggacgatgatgatgaagaagaagaggatgatgaagaagaggaagaggagaatgaACTTAGCATTCCAGAGGTGGGACAGGCCATCTTGGAGAGACCTCGGCGCGGTACGAGAGCAAGCACTGCTGTTTCTCTACGCCAAAGCCTGGTCAGCGGCACACTGGCCCCAG CCCTAACCCCAGGCCAGGAGAGCCGTCGAGGGAAGAAGGAGCAGGAGGCCATGGGACAGAAGgtgaagctggaggagaagcagCATTTCCCTTGTAAGAAGTGCCCACGCATCTTCAACAACCGCTGGTATCTGGAGAAGCACATGAATGTCACTCATAACCGCATGCAAATCTGCAACAAGTGTGGAAAGCGCTTCCTGCTGGAGAGTGAACTGCTGCTGCACCACCAGACCAACTGTGAGAAGAGcatacag TGTGTGACGTGTGgaaaagcatttaaaaagcTCTGGTCCTTACATGAACACAACAAGATCGTCCACGGCTATGCTGAGAAGAAGTTCTCCTGTGAGATCTGTGAAAAGAAGTTCTACACCATGGCACATGTCAGGAAGCACATGGTCG CTCACACTAAGGACATGCCATTCACCTGTGAGACGTGTGGGAAGTCTTTTAAGCGGAGTAtgtctctgaaggtgcactccCTGCAGCACTCTGGGGAGAAACCATTCAGGTGTGAG AATTGCAGTGAGCGCTTCCAGTATAAGTACCAGCTTCGCTCTCACATGAGCATCCATATCGGCCACAAGCAGTTCATGTGCCAGTGGTGCGGCAAGGACTTCAACATGAAGCAGTACTTCGACGAGCACATGAAGACACACACTG GAGAAAAGCCGTATATCTGTGAGATCTGTGGAAAAAGCTTCACCAGCAGGCCCAATATGAAGCGTCACCGGCGCACTCACACCGGCGAGAAGCCCTACCCCTGCGACGTGTGCGGCCAGCGCTTCCGCTTCTCCAACATGCTCAAGGCCCACAAGGAGAAGTGCTTCCGAGTCAGCAACCCTTTAGTCCCTGACGGCAACCCTCTGGGCCTGGACCCTGCGTCTCCCAGCCCGCTGGCTGGCCGATCCATGACTCCTCCTGCTGAAACGCCCAgccccctctccctccccctcctccaCTCCATCGGGGGgcttccccctcccccccctctcttttccACCGGAAGGGTCAACTCAAACAACAACTAA